A genomic window from Streptomyces sp. MST-110588 includes:
- the miaA gene encoding tRNA (adenosine(37)-N6)-dimethylallyltransferase MiaA, producing the protein MNTAVPVPRVIAVVGPTAAGKSDLGVALARHLGGEVVNADSMQLYRGMDIGTAKLTVAERRNVPHHLLDVWDVTEAASVAEYQRLARAEIDRLLAAGRTPVLVGGSGLYVRAAIDALDFPGTDPEVRARLEEELAELGSGALHARLAAADPEAARAILPGNGRRIVRALEVIEITGRPFTANLPGHEAFYDTLQIGVDVERPELDGRIAARVDRMWDEGLVEEVRRLEGAGLREGRTASRALGYQQVLAQLAGECTEQEAREETVRATKRFARRQDSWFRRDPRVHWLSGAADRREELTGLALALLERPVTA; encoded by the coding sequence GTGAACACCGCAGTTCCCGTACCCCGGGTCATCGCCGTCGTCGGCCCCACCGCGGCCGGAAAGTCCGATCTGGGCGTCGCGCTCGCCCGGCACCTGGGCGGCGAGGTCGTCAACGCCGACTCCATGCAGCTCTACCGGGGCATGGACATCGGTACCGCCAAGCTGACGGTGGCCGAGCGCCGGAATGTGCCGCACCACCTGCTGGACGTCTGGGACGTCACCGAGGCGGCCAGCGTCGCCGAGTACCAGCGGCTGGCCCGCGCCGAGATCGACCGGCTGCTCGCCGCCGGCCGCACCCCGGTCCTGGTGGGCGGCTCCGGCCTGTACGTACGCGCCGCCATCGACGCCCTGGACTTCCCCGGCACCGACCCGGAGGTACGGGCCCGGCTGGAGGAGGAGCTGGCGGAGCTGGGCAGCGGCGCGCTGCACGCCCGGCTGGCCGCCGCCGACCCCGAGGCCGCCCGCGCCATCCTGCCCGGCAACGGCCGCCGCATCGTACGGGCCCTGGAGGTCATCGAGATCACCGGCCGCCCCTTCACCGCCAACCTCCCGGGTCACGAGGCGTTCTACGACACACTCCAGATCGGGGTCGACGTCGAGCGCCCCGAGCTGGACGGGCGGATAGCCGCGCGGGTGGACCGGATGTGGGACGAAGGACTCGTCGAGGAGGTACGGCGCCTGGAGGGCGCGGGACTGCGCGAGGGGCGCACGGCCTCCCGCGCGCTCGGGTACCAGCAGGTGCTGGCGCAGTTGGCGGGCGAGTGCACGGAGCAGGAGGCGCGCGAGGAAACCGTACGCGCCACCAAGCGCTTCGCGCGCCGTCAGGACTCCTGGTTCCGCCGGGACCCACGGGTCCACTGGCTCAGCGGTGCCGCCGACCGGCGCGAGGAAC
- a CDS encoding class III extradiol dioxygenase subunit B-like domain-containing protein yields MLVAAAVCPCPPLLVPEVASGAAPELDGLRAACLDAVGVLAAARPDRLVVLGPAGQDGRGPYPQGAVGSFRGFGVDLEVRLGPSVPSAAPAPSDPSAGRSLPPSLAVGAWLLGRTDWADAPVEGLGVAETLERDRCLQAGQEIAASAGRVALLVMGDGSACRSVKAPGYFDERAEAFDAEAARALGTADVAALSALDEELAAALKASGRACWHVLAGAARGAGLSGELLREEAPYGVGYFVAAWS; encoded by the coding sequence ATGCTCGTAGCCGCCGCAGTCTGCCCCTGCCCGCCCCTTCTGGTGCCCGAGGTCGCCTCGGGTGCCGCGCCCGAACTGGACGGTCTGCGGGCCGCGTGCCTGGACGCCGTCGGTGTGCTCGCCGCGGCCCGGCCCGACCGGCTCGTCGTGCTCGGCCCGGCCGGGCAGGACGGCCGGGGCCCGTACCCGCAGGGGGCCGTCGGATCCTTCCGCGGCTTCGGCGTGGACCTGGAGGTCCGGCTGGGCCCGTCGGTCCCCTCCGCCGCCCCGGCCCCCTCCGACCCGTCCGCCGGCCGGTCGCTGCCGCCGTCGCTGGCCGTCGGCGCCTGGCTGCTGGGCCGTACGGACTGGGCCGACGCCCCCGTGGAGGGGCTGGGGGTCGCAGAGACCCTGGAGCGGGACCGCTGCCTCCAGGCCGGGCAGGAGATCGCCGCGTCGGCCGGGCGGGTGGCGCTGCTGGTCATGGGGGACGGCAGCGCCTGCCGTTCGGTCAAGGCGCCGGGCTACTTCGACGAGCGGGCCGAGGCGTTCGACGCCGAGGCGGCCCGCGCGCTGGGAACCGCCGACGTGGCGGCGCTGAGCGCACTGGACGAGGAGCTGGCCGCCGCGCTCAAGGCGTCCGGCCGGGCCTGCTGGCACGTACTGGCCGGGGCCGCCCGGGGAGCGGGCCTGAGCGGTGAACTGCTGCGCGAGGAAGCGCCGTACGGGGTGGGCTACTTCGTCGCGGCCTGGTCGTAG
- a CDS encoding TAXI family TRAP transporter solute-binding subunit has translation MLTALPRIGRRRALQAVAGLAGLGLLLWWLLPLGGPPSPSGRVTLATGVPTGVYARYGELLRQDLREDLPDLDVRLTRSEGSVDNLRQLTSGRAQFAIATADAVAEYRRKGERGAQRLRACARLYDDYIQLVVPEDSPVHSAKGLARLRVGVGADGSGVQLITRRLMEAAGLDFKRDITAVRVGIDRMPGMLERKELDAFVWSGGLPTSAVQQLARRTPVRLVQLADLIQPLHKQGERSRYFRAAVMPADAYPQVQHGQAVKTIAVANLLVTMDGEDAGLTEGITRTVIKSRDWIGREVHAAQKVDLRTAVFTDPLPLHEGARRYYQSEKP, from the coding sequence ATGCTCACAGCACTCCCCCGCATCGGCAGGCGCCGGGCGCTGCAGGCGGTCGCGGGCCTGGCCGGGCTCGGCCTGCTGCTGTGGTGGCTGCTGCCGCTGGGCGGCCCGCCCTCCCCCAGCGGCCGGGTGACACTGGCCACCGGCGTCCCGACCGGGGTGTACGCCCGGTACGGCGAGCTGCTGCGGCAGGACCTGCGCGAGGACCTGCCGGACCTGGACGTACGGCTGACCCGCAGCGAAGGCTCGGTCGACAACCTGCGGCAGCTCACCTCGGGCCGGGCGCAGTTCGCGATCGCGACGGCCGACGCGGTGGCCGAGTACCGGCGCAAAGGAGAGCGCGGCGCGCAGCGGCTGCGGGCCTGCGCGCGGCTGTACGACGACTACATCCAGCTCGTGGTGCCCGAGGACTCGCCGGTCCACTCGGCCAAGGGCCTGGCGCGGCTGCGGGTGGGGGTGGGCGCGGACGGCTCCGGCGTCCAGCTCATCACCCGGCGGCTGATGGAGGCTGCCGGGCTGGACTTCAAGCGGGACATCACGGCGGTACGGGTCGGGATCGACCGGATGCCGGGGATGCTGGAGCGCAAGGAGCTGGACGCCTTCGTGTGGTCCGGCGGGCTGCCGACCAGCGCGGTACAGCAGCTCGCGCGCCGGACGCCCGTACGGCTCGTCCAGCTCGCGGACCTGATCCAGCCGCTGCACAAACAGGGGGAGCGCAGCCGGTACTTCCGGGCGGCCGTCATGCCGGCCGACGCCTATCCGCAGGTCCAGCACGGTCAGGCGGTCAAGACCATCGCGGTCGCGAACCTTCTGGTGACCATGGATGGGGAGGACGCCGGGCTGACGGAGGGCATCACCCGTACGGTGATCAAGAGCCGGGACTGGATCGGGCGGGAGGTGCACGCGGCGCAGAAGGTGGATCTGCGGACGGCGGTCTTCACCGATCCGCTGCCGTTGCACGAGGGTGCGCGCCGCTATTACCAGTCGGAGAAGCCCTGA